One genomic region from Bacillus rossius redtenbacheri isolate Brsri chromosome 6, Brsri_v3, whole genome shotgun sequence encodes:
- the LOC134533302 gene encoding putative nuclease HARBI1: METTGFPGVMGAVDCTHVLIISPTGDEEAVYVDRKHNHSHNVQLICNYDMLVMDVNARYPGSTHDAAIWRLCNVKRTLMRRYRNGDTNSWILGDSGYPLEPWLLTPILHAPDGTPESRYTTGHCSARCAIERCNGLLKSRFRCLSKARQLNYAPHTAALIVNACVVLHNFCVRNKLPLYLTVGEQPVPDIEGIYQDQYEADHEIDIQNDGRQTVDLLIRRYFQ, translated from the exons ATGGAAACAACAGGCTTTCCAGGTGTAATGGGAGCAGTGGACTGCACACATGTTCTCATTATTTCTCCAACTGGCGATGAGGAAGCAGTATACGTGGACAGGAAACACAACCACTCCCATAATGTTCAGCTT ATCTGCAATTACGACATGCTTGTCATGGATGTCAACGCCAGATATCCTGGCAGTACACACGATGCAGCTATCTGGAGGCTGTGCAATGTGAAGAGGACTTTGATGAGGCGCTACAGAAATGGAGACACCAATTCATGGATACTGG gtgaTTCTGGATATCCACTTGAACCGTGGTTACTGACACCAATTCTTCATGCTCCAGATGGAACGCCAGAATCAAGATACACGACGGGTCATTGTAGTGCTCGATGTGCAATAGAGAGATGTAACGGGTTGCTCAAAAGTAGATTTCGATGTTTATCGAAAGCTAGGCAATTGAATTATGCACCACACACTGCAGCGCTAATAGTCAATGCATGTGTGGTACTGCACAACTTTTGTGTTAGAAACAAATTGCCTCTGTATCTCACTGTTGGTGAACAACCAGTGCCAGACATCGAAGGGATTTACCAGGATCAATATGAGGCAGATCATGAGATTGATATTCAAAATGATGGACGACAGACAGTTGATCTCCTTATCAGGagatattttcagtaa